In Monomorium pharaonis isolate MP-MQ-018 chromosome 3, ASM1337386v2, whole genome shotgun sequence, a genomic segment contains:
- the LOC105835305 gene encoding nuclear receptor-binding protein homolog: MPGSRSSTDPEHKSPRESGEDSEDESEILEESPCGRWLKRREEVYVGSKSTVAEGSSFGSTRGAENEVTEMEVEQRDVPGIDCAYLAMDTEEGVEVVWNEVQFSERKNFKAQEEKIQLVFENLTQLEHPNIVKFHRYWTDTHNDKPRVIFITEYMSSGSLKQFLKRTKRNVKKLPLQAWKRWCTQILSALSYLHSCSPPIIHGNLTCDTIFIQHNGLVKIGSVAPDAIHHHIKTCRTNMKNMHFVAPEYGNSVTPAIDIYSFGMCALEMAALEIQGNGDTGTIVTEDNIRKTIESLDDVQQKDFIRKCLEVDPLSRPSARELLFHPVLFEVHSLKLLAAHALVNSATNISETITDEVLQRLYGPDTVVAEVKYQGIPSQQIRLSDIPVTEKLEKFVEDVKYGIYPLTAFMAKLPPPVRPRAISPEVTESVKSVTPEPVDVESRRVVNMMCNVKPREDSNELLMTILLRMDDKMNRQLTCPVSQMDTSMLLAQELVHFGFINEIDRDKIANLIEEALRRYFNKQMVTPGMVSLTNLPTQTTLLLPGSEFPCLQHFDNSVCNATTSISDNATNLLPKTSGIPVSSNKTSKLHDDAEPPTISESGS; the protein is encoded by the exons ATGCCCGGGAGCCGCTCCAGCACGGACCCAGAGCACAAGTCACCGCGAGAAAGTGGTGAAGACTCGGAGGATGAGAGCGAGATCCTGGAGGAGAGCCCGTGCGGGCGGTGGCTTAAACGCCGGGAAGAG GTATATGTAGGTTCCAAATCAACGGTAGCTGAAGGTTCTAGCTTTGGATCAACGAGAGGAGCTGAAAACGAAGTTACTGAAATGGaa GTGGAACAAAGAGATGTTCCAGGAATTGACTGTGCCTACCTGGCAATGGATACAGAAGAAGGTGTCGAAGTGGTGTGGAATGAGGTACAATTTTCGGAAAGGAAAAACTTCAAGGCTCaggaagaaaaaatacaactCGTTTTTGAGAACCTAACGCAATTGGAGCACCCtaacattgttaaatttcaTAGGTATTGGACAGATACTCACAATGATAAACCCCGA GTTATATTTATAACGGAATACATGTCATCTGGGTCTCTGAAACAGTTCCTAAAACGAACAAAACGCAATGTAAAAAAGTTGCCTCTACAAGCTTGGAAACGATGGTGTACACAAATACTTTCTGCACTCAG TTATTTGCATTCCTGCTCACCTCCTATTATACATGGAAATCTTACCTGTGAcactatttttattcaacataatGGACTTGTAAAAATTGGTTCAG TAGCTCCAGATGCAATTCACCACCACATCAAAACTTGTAGAACGAACATGAAGAATATGCATTTTGTGGCCCCAGAATATGGAA ATTCTGTCACACCTGCCattgatatttattcattCGGGATGTGTGCTTTGGAAATGGCTGCACTGGAAATTCAGGGAAACGGTGATACGGGTACAATTGTTACCGAAGATAACATCCGAAAGACAATAGAATCTTTAGATGATGTtcaacaaaaagattttattcgtAAATGTCTTGAGGTGGACCCACTTAGTAGACCGAGTGCGAGAGAGTTGTTATTTCATCCCGTTCTGTTTGAAGTACATTCTCTCAAATTGCTCGCAGCACACGCCTTGGTCAATTCAGCTA ctaaCATTTCGGAAACAATCACAGACGAAGTGTTACAAAGGCTATATGGACCAGATACTGTAGTCGCCGAAGTAAAATATCAAGGAATACCTTCGCAACAAATTCGTTTAAGTGATATTCCCGTTACggagaaattagaaaaatttgttgaaGATGTAAA GTATGGAATATATCCATTGACTGCATTTATGGCGAAATTACCTCCGCCTGTCCGACCGAGGGCAATATCGCCCGAAGTGACAGAATCGGTTAAATCGGTTACACCCGAGCCCGTGGACGTCGAGTCTCGAAGAGTAGTTAATATGATGTGTAATGTTAAGCCTAGAGAAGATAGTAATGAATTACTT ATGACAATATTGTTACGAATGGATGACAAAATGAATAGACAATTGACGTGTCCTGTGAGCCAAATGGACACTTCGATGCTTCTCGCACAAGAACTTGTACATTTTGGATTTATTAATGAG ATTGATCGTGATAAGATAGCCAATTTAATTGAAGAGGCATTGAGGAGATACTTTAACAAACAAATGGTGACGCCAGGAATGGTATCATTAACTAATCTTCCTACTCAAACTACTTTATTGCTGCCTGGTTCGGAATTTCCATGTTTGCAACACTTTGATAATTCTGTGTGCAACGCCACAACATCCATTAGTGATAATGCAACTAACCTGCTGCCAAAAACCTCAGGTATACCTGTGTCAAGTAACAAAACGAGTAAACTTCACGATGATGCGGAACCGCCGACAATCAGTGAGAGCGGTAGTTAA
- the LOC105835315 gene encoding uncharacterized protein LOC105835315 — protein MSYMKTLPLLDGTKLIVIEEGLDATHATALIAGWIHVWKEKNSDHSIELLSFSEPKAWYDSGPEPLTSTNTNLHDYFTVDTTKNAEKRDLENLDRALNLELKPQTTVVVNCLSTLILYVGLQKTLWFIDKLSKRVSQLICIYRRDFIDKVPAIETFGTTYVKLEKFVGIIPTNSLVYNAMFTHRKLSGSVICQTEVIKQDIESYQINAEKITVPSICKTEPIKIESSFRIEMSAQEMAQRDKTPLPYTLNATSTSRILYQPEDVDDIDEEDPDDDLCI, from the exons ATGTCATACATGAAAACATTACCTTTGCTAGACGGGacgaaattaattgttatagaAGAAG GCTTAGATGCGACACATGCCACAGCATTGATAGCTGGATGGATACACGTatggaaagaaaagaattctGACCACAGTATCGAGTTGTTGTCATTTTCCGAACCGAAAGCCTGGTACGACAGTGGACCAGAACCACTTACCTCTACGAATACAAACTTGCATGATTATTTTACTGTTGACACAACTAAAAACGCTGAAAAGAGAGATCTGGAAAATCTTGATCGTGCACTCAACCTCGAGCTGAAACCTCAGACTACAGTCGTCGTCAATTGCTTAAGTACCTTGATTTTGTATGTAGGTTTACAAAAGACTCTATGGTTTATAGATAAGTTAAGTAAACGGGTGTCACAATTGATATGCATTTATCGGAGGGATTTCATAGACAAAGTTCCTGCAATTGAAACTTTTGGTACTACTTATGTTAAGCTGGAGAAATTTGTCGGAATTATTCCTACAAACAGTTTAGTCTATAATGCAATGTTCACTCATAGAAAGTTGAGTGGTTCTGTGATATGTCAAACAGAAGTGATAAAACAGGATATTGAATCTTATCAAATCAATGCTGAAAAGATTACCGTACCAAGCATTTGTAAAACAGAGCCAATCAAAATTGAATCGTCGTTTAGGATAGAAATGAGTGCTCAGGAGATGGCGCAAAGAGATAAGACACCTTTACCCTACACTTTAAATGCAACAAGTACATCTAGAATATTGTATCAACCGGAAGATGTGGATGATATAGATGAAGAGGATCCTGATGATGatctatgtatataa
- the LOC105835314 gene encoding integral membrane protein GPR155: MINEENIASTSLSSSINQYAETGDEPIDNLYLALIQCFGIILCGYTAGRFGVITKTETKGLNTFVGTFALPSLIFMSLAKLDFTLVNWKFLLAILLAKSCVFVSVLVVSLVIKKPSNPGRAALFAIFTTQSNDFAIGYPMIHALYGKTHPEFTAYLYLMAPISLAILNPIGFILLEIGKRRVEEHTNLRDMVYSVVKGVVLNPILFMTVLGIVGNFIFSHSVPHFLAAILEVLGNAFSASALFLLGLMMVGKIHKLKGSALVIPGILISVKLLVLPLVIRESIILLNAGNNVTETRDLSTYGFLYGTIPTAPTLFIFTLRYNVEIDLIASAMVACTFLSAPLMFVSAKMINAVSAGTTPASYAQQLNIFSFDISVISAAVCVWLLICFLGFGRKRYNQITHRYTLCLVIAQLAVAIGVIIWSKLDANNQTILWYVQFILITIGVYASRIWTAAIAATLLFLSSRSLSFVENLQKWFYPLGWGIPILIVTLTCATVRLNPSDLDLKNPNFQLGRTQAAVSSFVLIFCFIVTLGCLVLQQRYQRRHNVMSYEHLRNNAENAATENNERTIVDVEDLVSPLINNSTPVIGCDFQNGCPNGACIVGEDRNGCGDENGCGEERTNLNNDPQILRHLVFLILLLCSMFIGLSISVGTLIMEQLTGIYAELAFLDVILNFGQSLISFAIFGLDPSFGKLGCWLRKMCRKWRSGKELQLPCEEALTPEARQIREQFNRCHLGACRARISMCRRRLLKVYKGVFLGTDLVNWLLEVGIVNNREDAVQYGRCLLDSRVLQHVDGTQHFHDQNLLYTFNA, from the exons atg attaatgaagaaaatattgcCTCGACATCTCTATCATCGAGCATAAATCAATATGCCGAGACGGGGGATGAACCAATTGATAACTTGTATCTTGCGTTGATACAGTGCTTTGGTATTATATTATGTGg ATATACAGCAGGAAGGTTTGGCGTGATAACAAAGACGGAAACAAAAGGCCTGAATACCTTTGTTGGCACTTTTGCCTTGCCATCCTTAATCTTTATGTCTCTGGCGAAGCTTGACTTTACGCTGGTTAATTGGAAATTTCTCCTTGCTATATTGCTCGCCAAGAGCTGCGTTTTTGTTAGTGTGCTTGTGGTGtcattagtaattaaaaaaccaTCGAATCCTGGACGCGCGGCGCTCTTTGCAATATTCACTACTCAGAGCAATGACTTTGCTATTGGATATCCAATGA tTCATGCTCTCTATGGAAAAACACACCCAGAGTTTACCGCTTATTTATACCTTATGGCTCCTATATCATTGGCGATTTTAAATCCAAttggttttatattattagagaTAGGCAAGCGACGTGTGGAAGAGCACACAAATCTCAGAGACATGGTTTATTCTGTCGTGAAGGGCGTCGTGCTGAATCCCATACTTTTCATGACTGTCTTGGGCATTGTaggaaattttatctttagtcATAGTGTACCACATTTTCTCGCCGCGATACTCGAGGTGCTAGGTAACGCTTTCTCCGCTAGCGCGTTGTTCCTCCTTGGTTTAATGATGGTAggaaaaatacacaaattgaAAGGTTCAGCGTTAGTGATACCAGGCATACTGATCTCGGTGAAATTGCTAGTCTTGCCTCTAGTCATAAGAGAGTCCATTATTCTCTTGAATGCCGGGAATAATGTCACGGAAACAAGAGATTTAAGTACATATGGCTTCTTGTATGGTACCATCCCAACGGCACCGACTCTGTTTATCTTCACCTTGCGATATAATGTCGAGATCGATTTAATTGCGTCAGCTATGGTAGCCTGTACGTTTCTATCTGCTCCGCTTATGTTTGTATCGGCTAAAATGATCAATGCAGTTTCTGCTGGAACGACACCGGCTAGTTATGCACAGcagcttaatattttttcctttgatATAAGCGTCATATCAGCAGCAGTTTGCGTATGGTTGTTGATATGCTTCCTCGGATTTGGACGGAAAAGATATAATCAAATCACTCATCGATATACTCTGTGCCTTGTGATTGCACAG cTTGCAGTAGCAATAGGTGTGATAATTTGGTCAAAACTTGACGCAAATAATCAGACAATATTAtg GTATGTCCAGTTTATTCTAATAACTATTGGTGTATATGCCAGTAGGATATGGACAGCTGCAATAGCAgcaacattattatttctgaGTTCACGCTCATTATCTTTTGTTGAAAATCTGCAAAAATGGTTTTATCCTCTTGGATGGGG aaTACCTATTTTAATCGTGACATTAACATGTGCCACTGTTAGACTAAATCCATCTGatcttgatttaaaaaatccgaATTTTCAATTAGGCAGAACTCAAGCTGCTGTATCttcatttgtattaatattctgTTTTATTG TAACATTAGGTTGCTTGGTCTTACAACAGCGATATCAGAGAAGGCACAATGTGATGTCATACGAGCATCTGAGAAATAATGCAGAAAATGCTGCCAccgaaaataatgaaagaactATAGTAGATGTAGAAGACTTAGTTTctccattaattaataattcaacaCCTgt AATTGGTTGTGACTTTCAAAATGGTTGTCCAAATGGAGCATGCATAGTTGGTGAAGATAGAAATGGTTGTGGAGATGAAAATGGTTGTGGAGAAGAGAGAACAAACTTAAATAACGATCCTCAAATTTTACGACATCtcgtttttcttattttgctGTTATGTTCCATGTTTatt gGCTTATCGATATCTGTGGGAACATTGATAATGGAACAATTAACTGGCATTTATGCTGAGCTTGCATTCTTAGatgtaattttgaattttgggCAATCGTTAATATCATTCGCCATTTTTGGACTAGATCCTAGTTTTGGGAAACTAGGATGCTGGCTGCGAAAGATGTGCAGAAAATGGCGTTCTG GAAAAGAATTGCAACTTCCCTGCGAGGAAGCTCTTACTCCAGAAGCAAGACAGATTCGAGAACAATTTAATCGTTGTCACTTAGGCGCATGTCGAGCACGCATATCCATGTGCCGTAGGCGTTTATTGAAGGTTTATAAGGGTGTCTTTTTGGGAACGGATCTGGTCAACTGGTTACTCGAAGTTGGCATTGTTAATAACCGGGAGGATGCTGTACAATATGGTCGCTGCTTGTTGGATAGCAGAGTTCTGCAGCATGTTGATGGTACACAACATTTCCATGACCAAAATCTTTTGTATACGTTTAAcgcttaa